The DNA region TGTATATTTAAGTCAGAATAATGATAGCAAGTTACTACTATCTTTTTCTTGTAGGACGTAGGCTAGTTAGGTTTTGAAAATTAGAGTCATAAATGTAAAATCAGGAACATGTGAAGATGCCAGTGGAGGGGTTTCTACTTGCAAAGGATTCCTAGTCCAATTGTCACAtcattaaaatatcaaaatcaacCTCCTTTTAATAGATAAAGTCAAGAGTAAATTATAAACAACTGGAATTGTTAAAATTCAATCCTGACATCTTGCAATTTGCAAATGCTTAGGAAGTTGCAAAGACATAGCCACTTGCAACTGTAGATGGACTAGGAAAGAATTCATTCTAAGATTAGTTTTGCACCCAACTATGTATTCCTTTCTTCAAAACTGATTGCGCAAGTTGACTTTTCTTTATtcaggaaaaaaagaagaataccCATTATCCCTTCTCACGTCACATTTCTTGCCTTTTGGAATAAGATTTGCATGGCTTCCATTAATTGACGATCACAGGGTGTAAAAAgttttgtatttatcttttttgagTAGTGGAGAGGCTCGATCGgggaagaagaaataaaaaaataattctatCATTGAGCTATCCATTAGTATTCTCGATGAGTGTCAATTGATTACTTAGTATCTATGTCAGTGAAAAATAATAGGCAGTCGATAAAAAAGTTAATATGTGTGGATGTTAGCTCTGACACTactgataaataaataaaaagaaaaagtttttcaTTCAACATCAATTTATACTTGATCCGTTCACGCATGGTATTCATGTAAATTTGACTACATGACTTGTTAAGAAAAACGCAATCCTGTATCTTTTACACTCTTTTTCTCCTAAATATGAGTATATTATAAGAGATAAAGCGGGGAAATAAAGAAGAGAGGCTGGATAGGAAGCATCTAGTCACAAATTTGTCGTCATAATCTAAGGGACTGCAACTTATGCCGAAAGGTTTTTATCCGTTTATTAGTTGATGAAGCATTTTATATTGATTTTTCGGCTACTGAGCCAATGATTTAATTGGAGAAGTTGCAACTTATATTGATTTTTCGGCTAGTGAATGAAGTTATGAAGCACTTTATATTGATTTTTCGGCTAGTGAGCCAATGATTTAATTGGAGAAGTTGCAACTTGCCAGAGATAAGCTGAATAATTGCGTATGAtttagttgatgattgttggcCCAAAATATCTCGGCGAAAAAAATAGAACAGCAACAAATCCAATCTAAGCACAAGTGCATCCACTGCCATTCTGCAATTCCCATTTTTCCAAGTAACCAAGTTGTTTCATAACTTTCATTTACTAAATACGGctaataaaagataaaatttgTACACTTTGTTGAGTCCCAATCACTTGTCTTAATATTGAAAGTGATATCCTAATTCCAAGTTCCAACCAAGGTATGTACTATGAACTTGTTTTCTATTTACAAAGAAGTGGAAAAAATTGACCTGCCCAACCAATAAGgtgaaacaaattaaaaaagaaaaaaaaatcagagcTGATAACAAAAAATCTTCAGCACTCTGGAAAATCTAAATACTACTCTGGCTTCTTTTCTATCACtcaaatttaaaacaatttgaTAAAGATAGACATCACCGAACGCTGACCCAACCATCAGCATTAGACCATTCAGATTGAGGTCTAAATTGATTCATTAATCCTCGCAATCTCTCAGCCGGTGATGTGGATAATGACCCACCGTTAAAACAGAGCAAATCTTGAATTGCCGGTGAGGGTAGAGATGTAATTTGACATGTGACTGTTGATTCAGCAGAGTCATCAGATACCCAATCTGGGAAATCAAATGGACACCTAGGAGATGTTGAAGGGGTGCCACTCCCGCATATTTCGTCACACAATGTAACAGTgtcatcatcatcgtaatcTTGATCTGCAATAAAGGGATGTTTTAGAAGCATCTCAGCCGTCCATCTCTTTCTTGGGTCCTTCACAAaacattttccaagaaaatCTTTTCCTTCTTCGGATAACTTCGTTGGAAATTCAGGTAACTCATCACCAACTCCAATTGTCATAAGTAGTTGGGTTATATTTGAGTATTTCCAAACTGGAACACCTGCTGCCAGCTCAGCAATCACACACCCAAGTGCCCAGATATCGGCGGGCGTGTCCTGTTCGCCGGAGGCAACCATTTCCGGCGACATGTACAGTGGGGTACCCCTCAATTCACATCGTAATTTATCATCTTTCGTGGATTGGGATCTCTTTGCCAATCCAAAATCAGCAATTTTGACTTGACCATCTTGGCCTAGAAGAATGTTCTGAGGCTTAATATCGCAGTGAACATAGCCACTCTTGTGGATATAGTGTAGCCCTCTGAGTAAGGCCTTAGTGTATTTCCTGACTTCAAATTCCAGCAATTTACGATCGCCGGAATTTTTGAGCTTATCCGACAAGGCGCCCCCTGAAGCATGCTCCAACAAGACATTGTACAAGTTTTCGCCATTTTCATAGGTGTAGCTGTCACCAAGGCAATTGATGATTTGTGAACAACCCTTAAGCTCATCCAAGATTATTTTCTCGTTCATCAGAGTAACTGAACAGGAAGCTGAAGAAGACTTAACCACCACTGATGGAGAAAACAGAGCACTCTGTTTTCTGGGTATTGCAATATTGACTTTGCCGAAACTACCATGGCCTACTGATTCACCTCGAACCCAATCCATGGCTGTTTTAGATGGATGTTTTTAAGGTTGAAATATTGGCGTTTTAGGCTTCTGttaaagaaggaaagaagagagagagcaGAGATACGCGCAATTAACCGCGAACTTTGCTTCACACAGAGGACTTCTATATATAGTGCGGAggaaatttatttttcctttttgttgtctgttttattaatttcatttgTGTTTACTTTCTAGAATGAATTTAATAAACAATGTTCACATAACTAGTGAATTGTGACGAATACATGCGTCAACTCGtgaattgatttttctttttgggattGTTTTATAATAGTTCAAGTTGGGGAAGAgacaatataataaaattaaagggCACGTGATTATAGTAAgatatttgttccttttttcccCTTCAAATGATGTAGTTCCTTTCTAATTTCGCTAAAATAACGGACATCGCTTTTAGAGACGTGGTCCATTGAATTATTGGTTTTGAGGTTACCCAGTTAACGTGATGGTGTCAATGAggtttcaactttccataaaAGTGAACTGTTTATGGTGAGTTTAATCCAACTTCTCGAGTCCACATATTTGTATGTACATATTTCCATATGTAGGAAAAACTATTTTAATTCATTAATTTTAATCTAGACATATTTGTATACAACATATTCATATATTGAAATGTATACAAACTGAAATTGTTCTACATTCACTATCTTCGAATCATTATCATAGTTGtacgtaaaaaataaaaaaatataaaaaactttTCCATTAACGTGCAATAGTTGAGAAAATCGGATTCCACGAGGATCGGATGGTGATGGTTGAAATCTCCCAAATAACCACTCTACCattagtcatatatatatatatatatatttttttttttgataaaataagCCTGCCCCAGTTAATAAAATTCACGATCACATTTTAAACATCCCTACCAACAAAATgcgaaaagaagaacaaaaggTCAGTTTTCAATCAGAGAATAAAGTGGACGGTTTCTGTCACGGTTAAACTGTGAATTGAATTTGAATCGTACAAAAATGTTTGTACATGCATGATGGCCAATAGGTGACTCTAAAAAGTGGCAACATTTTTTGTTCGTCGTATTTGTTCGCAATAATTAGCTACCACCACTGAAAATATTTGGCAATCTTCATGGCTATTATGGGGTCTTTTTAATGCATGTAAACCGTAGGCGTTGCACTCTTCATGGCTACTGTGGGCTCCTTAGCTCCTTTTACTATTATTCACAAGTTTATTTCAACGCAAATTGCATTTGATTTGGCTAACcataaaaactaattttttctttattaattattatttgttCTGAATCATGTTGTTCAAGTAATTGTTTGTATCATAaattatatgattatgatattcttatgtcATTCAATGTCATTTATCAATCACACGATTCGTTTTCTTTCATTTCACTAAACTTCCTGGTCTTTGGTACGTTGTATTGAGAAACAAATTTGTattttaaataatcaaaatgacATTTAcaattttgatgaaataattcgATTTAATGTGCTCAAACAGATAAGAAATATTTTCCTATGACTAGTTTCAAGAAATATTCTCCTATGACTAGTTTCCTTTAACATTTATCCTGTATCGCATGCGTTCCTTTAACATTTATCCTGTATCGCATGCGTTCTTATACTAGTTAATGTGAATTGATAAATTTTGTCAATTCAAAACCAAAAGCAGTGGCGGAACTAGGATTTTACTAAGGGGTgtcataatataaaaaaataaatatacgaTGAAATTAGAGGGGTTAAacacatagtatatatacataaaataattcttttttttcgtATTTACCCAGTGTAATTTTTCGACGAAGGGTGTTAGTTGACACCGCTTGGGTGCTTGTAGCTCCGCCACTGACCAAAAGTCAACATGTATAGATGTTTCGGGCTTAGAAATAATAAGCATTTgatttttgtaaagaatttgAGAACGAAAAATGCTTATGTCTAGGAGAAATAGTTTGACGAGAGATCCACCTTGATTTTTTATAAAGTCAAGCTGTTGGTTCATATTAGACGGAGCGTATGTTAGTTAGCATAAGCAAGGAGGGAGGGCATGAGATAATTAAAAGCAACAAGATACTGAAATATAGCCAAATTTTACGGAAAAGGACAAACAGAGTAGAATTTCAGgtgagaagaaaagaaaagaagtggaGAAAAAATTGGTATATTTGTCGATCGGTTGTCCTCCagagaaagaaaaatagagaaCCCCTATTGTGCCAAATGTTAGAAAGTTGGTTTGGTGGGATTTATTATTGTAAGTAGGAATAAGTTATGTATGGAGTATGGACACACGACATCCCAGCTATGTTCCATATGGAACACATAATTGTACCACGCTTCCCATTATTTATGTTCATTTTTGTTCCCTGATTATAGAGTTAGGAATTCCCTGATTATCGAGTTAGGAAGATATATCTAGATAATAGTACTCGAAAACACAAGAGCTTAAGTTCATAATTCAAtaaggaaaagggtcaaaaatacctttTTACTTCGGAAAAAAgaaggctaaaaatatcctctgaacttattttgagtcaaaaatatcccttccatccttaaagttttcaaatatacccccgtTTTGTCGGAAATTAACCCCCAAAATATCCCGagatcattttttaaacccgttcCATAATTTAGGTTTGAaatttgagggaattgggggaataagggggccttatgggttattatttggttgggttgggtttaaatgatggagcagatttaaaaaatgatttcgggttatttttgtcacgacccaacctgaggTTCATGACGGGCACACAGCTAACCTCCCGAacacctctgaacatacatctgataatcatttctaggtggaccacaaagatagctcatggatatcattaTCTGTAAGGTatataacacaagataacggcacatttttatataatcatcgacaactatgcccatcatcacaagccgacaaggctgccaaaatattatacaataatatgaactgataaggtTATCTACATACATCTGtgtacgagcctctatatagagtaCTGGAAGTCATAAGGAcgggcaggactccgccatgcccaagtatttacacaaaagagtaatacc from Lycium ferocissimum isolate CSIRO_LF1 chromosome 2, AGI_CSIRO_Lferr_CH_V1, whole genome shotgun sequence includes:
- the LOC132046854 gene encoding mitogen-activated protein kinase kinase kinase 20-like, with protein sequence MDWVRGESVGHGSFGKVNIAIPRKQSALFSPSVVVKSSSASCSVTLMNEKIILDELKGCSQIINCLGDSYTYENGENLYNVLLEHASGGALSDKLKNSGDRKLLEFEVRKYTKALLRGLHYIHKSGYVHCDIKPQNILLGQDGQVKIADFGLAKRSQSTKDDKLRCELRGTPLYMSPEMVASGEQDTPADIWALGCVIAELAAGVPVWKYSNITQLLMTIGVGDELPEFPTKLSEEGKDFLGKCFVKDPRKRWTAEMLLKHPFIADQDYDDDDTVTLCDEICGSGTPSTSPRCPFDFPDWVSDDSAESTVTCQITSLPSPAIQDLLCFNGGSLSTSPAERLRGLMNQFRPQSEWSNADGWVSVR